The Streptomyces sp. Alt3 genome has a segment encoding these proteins:
- a CDS encoding ferrochelatase, producing the protein MSDLRDPAPYDALLLLSFGGPEGPDDVVPFLANVTRGRGIPEERLREVGKHYFLFGGVSPINAQNRALLDALHKDFADHGLELPVYWGNRNWAPYLTDTLREMITDGHRRIAVLATSAYASYSGCRQYRENLAESLSALEAEGLPVPRVDKLRHYFNHPGFVRPMVDGVLASLADLPEDVRAGAHIAFTTHSIPTAAADTSGPAGTHGDGGSYVAEHLDVARLITEAVREETGIDHPWQLVYQSRSGAPHIPWLEPDICDHLEALHGDGVPAVVMAPIGFVSDHMEVLYDLDTEATAKAAEIGLPVRRSATVGADPRFAAAVRELVLERAAAEQGRPVTPCVLGTLGPSHDLCPVGCCPARTLKPAAAGADSPF; encoded by the coding sequence ATGTCCGATCTGCGTGATCCCGCTCCCTACGACGCTCTTCTCCTGCTGTCCTTCGGCGGTCCCGAAGGCCCGGACGACGTCGTCCCGTTCCTCGCGAACGTGACGCGAGGCCGTGGCATCCCCGAAGAACGGCTCAGAGAGGTCGGCAAGCACTACTTCCTCTTCGGCGGCGTGAGCCCGATCAACGCGCAGAACCGGGCGCTCCTGGACGCGCTGCACAAGGACTTCGCGGACCACGGCCTCGAACTGCCGGTGTACTGGGGCAACCGCAACTGGGCCCCGTACCTCACCGACACCCTCCGCGAGATGATCACTGACGGGCACCGCCGGATCGCCGTGCTCGCCACCAGCGCCTACGCCTCGTACTCCGGCTGCCGCCAGTACCGCGAGAACCTCGCGGAGTCGCTGTCCGCGCTGGAGGCGGAGGGACTCCCGGTGCCCCGGGTGGACAAGCTGCGGCACTACTTCAACCACCCGGGCTTCGTACGCCCCATGGTGGACGGCGTCCTCGCGTCGCTGGCCGACCTCCCCGAGGACGTCCGAGCGGGGGCGCACATCGCGTTCACCACGCACTCCATCCCGACCGCCGCAGCCGACACCTCCGGACCGGCCGGGACGCACGGCGACGGCGGCTCCTACGTGGCGGAGCACCTGGACGTCGCCCGGCTGATCACCGAGGCGGTGCGTGAGGAGACCGGCATCGACCACCCCTGGCAGCTCGTCTACCAGTCGCGCAGCGGAGCCCCGCACATCCCGTGGCTGGAGCCGGACATCTGCGACCACCTGGAGGCACTCCACGGCGACGGTGTCCCGGCGGTCGTCATGGCCCCCATCGGCTTCGTCTCGGACCACATGGAGGTGTTGTACGACCTCGACACGGAGGCCACCGCGAAGGCCGCGGAGATCGGCCTCCCGGTGCGGCGGTCCGCGACGGTGGGGGCGGACCCCCGGTTCGCCGCTGCCGTCCGCGAACTCGTCCTGGAGCGCGCCGCCGCCGAACAGGGCCGTCCCGTCACGCCGTGCGTCCTGGGCACGCTGGGCCCCTCGCACGACCTCTGTCCGGTCGGCTGCTGCCCTGCCAGGACCCTCAAGCCGGCGGCCGCCGGCGCCGACAGCCCGTTCTAG
- a CDS encoding inositol monophosphatase family protein, producing MTDPLLSELLDLALEAARRAGALLRDGRPADLGVAATKSSPIDVVTEMDIRAEKLITGYLSEHRPADGFLGEEGASAEGSSGIRWVIDPLDGTVNYLYGLPTWSVSIAAERDGERVVGVVEAPMRRETFHAVLGRGAHANGEALRCRPTAPLDQALVSTGFNYVTKVRTHQAAVAQQLIPRLRDIRRGGSAAIELCDVAAGRLDGYYERGLHPWDVAAGDLIAREAGALTGGRPGLPADGDLTVAATPGVFEPLQALLEELGAWHD from the coding sequence GTGACCGACCCCCTCCTGTCCGAACTGCTCGACCTCGCCCTGGAGGCTGCCCGCAGGGCCGGTGCGCTGCTGCGTGACGGCCGCCCCGCCGATCTCGGGGTGGCCGCGACGAAGTCCAGCCCCATCGACGTCGTCACCGAGATGGACATCCGGGCGGAGAAGCTGATCACCGGCTACCTCTCCGAGCACCGCCCCGCCGACGGCTTCCTCGGCGAGGAGGGCGCCAGCGCCGAGGGCAGCAGCGGGATCAGGTGGGTCATCGACCCGCTCGACGGCACGGTGAACTACCTCTACGGGCTGCCGACCTGGTCCGTCTCGATCGCCGCGGAGCGCGACGGCGAACGGGTCGTCGGTGTGGTCGAGGCGCCCATGCGCCGTGAGACGTTCCACGCGGTCCTGGGCCGCGGAGCCCACGCGAACGGGGAGGCACTGCGCTGCCGCCCCACGGCCCCCCTCGACCAGGCCCTCGTGTCGACCGGCTTCAACTACGTCACGAAGGTCCGCACCCACCAGGCCGCCGTCGCCCAGCAGCTGATTCCCAGGCTGCGGGACATCCGGCGCGGCGGATCCGCGGCCATCGAGCTCTGCGACGTCGCGGCGGGCCGCCTCGACGGCTACTACGAGCGCGGGCTCCACCCCTGGGACGTGGCGGCCGGCGACCTGATCGCCCGGGAGGCCGGCGCGCTCACCGGAGGCCGGCCCGGCCTTCCCGCGGACGGCGACCTCACCGTCGCGGCGACCCCGGGCGTCTTCGAGCCGCTGCAGGCGCTCCTCGAGGAACTGGGAGCCTGGCACGACTGA
- a CDS encoding DUF5998 family protein — MAKTGTTTQGLRAAIERSGYYPALVAEAVEAAVGGEPVASYLVHQETTFDSNEVRRHVTVLVLTDTRFIVSHTDEQAADTSSPTPYATTSTESVKLDRISSVVVSRVVANPEKYVPGTLPREVVLTIGWGAVSRIDLEPAACGDPNCEADHGYTGSSTADDLSLRVSEAGDGPDTVRQTLAFAQSLSEATAATAPTAR, encoded by the coding sequence ATGGCAAAGACCGGTACGACGACCCAGGGGCTGCGCGCGGCGATCGAGCGCAGCGGCTACTACCCGGCCCTCGTGGCCGAGGCGGTGGAGGCCGCCGTCGGCGGGGAGCCGGTCGCTTCGTACCTGGTGCACCAGGAGACCACCTTCGACTCCAACGAGGTCCGCCGCCACGTCACGGTCCTCGTCCTGACGGACACCCGCTTCATCGTGAGCCACACCGACGAGCAGGCCGCCGACACGAGCTCCCCGACGCCGTACGCCACGACGTCCACCGAGTCGGTCAAGCTCGACCGGATCTCGTCCGTCGTGGTCAGCCGCGTGGTCGCCAACCCCGAGAAGTACGTGCCCGGCACGCTGCCCCGCGAGGTCGTCCTGACCATCGGCTGGGGTGCCGTCTCCCGTATCGACCTCGAACCCGCGGCCTGCGGCGACCCCAACTGCGAGGCCGACCACGGCTACACCGGCAGCTCCACCGCCGACGACCTGAGCCTCCGTGTCAGCGAGGCCGGGGACGGCCCGGACACGGTGCGCCAGACCCTTGCCTTCGCCCAGTCCCTCTCCGAGGCCACGGCCGCGACAGCGCCGACCGCCCGCTGA
- a CDS encoding MFS transporter, with translation MPSPYRAIFAAPGTLAFSTAGLLGRMPLSMMGIGVVTMVSQLTGRYGLAGALSATLAMAAAVMGPQVSRLVDRYGQRRVLRPVTLFAAASVAGLLVCAQQRLPDWTLFVFAAGAGCVPSVGSMVRARWAEIYRGSGRQLHTAYSWESIVDEVCFIFGPIVSIGLSTAWFPEAGPLLAGGFLVVGVFWLTAQRATEPRPHPKEHHTGGSALRSSGLQVLVLTFVATGAIFGAVDVVTVAFAEERGHKAAASLVLAVYALGSCLAGAVFGLLHLKGKPSTRWLVGVCAMAVSMIPLQLAGSLPFLAVALFVAGLAIAPTMVTTMALVEQHVPRTQLTEGMTWTSTGLAVGVALGSSAAGWVVDASGAEAGYAVPAVAGALAAAVALLGYRRLAEPAPTGGRGEDDRHLRTDGEHVA, from the coding sequence TTGCCCAGCCCCTATCGCGCCATCTTCGCCGCACCCGGAACCCTGGCCTTCTCGACGGCCGGACTCCTCGGCCGGATGCCGCTCTCCATGATGGGGATCGGTGTGGTGACGATGGTCTCCCAGCTCACCGGCCGTTACGGGCTGGCGGGCGCGCTCTCCGCGACGCTCGCGATGGCGGCGGCGGTCATGGGACCGCAGGTGTCCCGGCTGGTCGACCGCTACGGGCAGCGCCGCGTCCTGCGCCCGGTCACGCTGTTCGCCGCCGCCTCGGTCGCCGGGCTGCTGGTCTGCGCCCAGCAGCGGCTCCCGGACTGGACGCTGTTCGTCTTCGCCGCGGGCGCCGGGTGCGTCCCGAGCGTGGGGTCGATGGTCAGGGCCCGCTGGGCCGAGATCTACCGGGGGTCCGGGCGGCAGCTGCACACCGCGTACTCCTGGGAGTCGATCGTCGACGAGGTGTGCTTCATCTTCGGCCCCATCGTCTCCATCGGTCTGTCCACCGCGTGGTTCCCGGAGGCGGGGCCACTGCTGGCCGGCGGGTTCCTGGTGGTGGGCGTCTTCTGGCTGACGGCGCAGCGCGCCACCGAACCCAGGCCGCACCCGAAGGAGCACCACACCGGCGGCTCGGCGCTCCGGTCGTCGGGGCTCCAGGTGCTGGTCCTCACGTTCGTCGCCACCGGGGCGATCTTCGGCGCGGTGGACGTGGTGACTGTGGCTTTCGCAGAGGAGCGCGGTCACAAGGCGGCGGCCAGCCTCGTCCTCGCGGTCTACGCCCTGGGCTCATGTCTCGCCGGAGCAGTCTTCGGCCTGCTCCACCTCAAGGGGAAGCCGTCCACCAGGTGGCTGGTGGGGGTGTGCGCGATGGCCGTGAGTATGATCCCCCTCCAACTGGCCGGGAGCCTGCCGTTCCTGGCCGTGGCGCTCTTTGTCGCGGGCCTCGCCATCGCACCGACGATGGTCACCACCATGGCCCTCGTCGAACAGCACGTACCGCGTACCCAGCTGACCGAGGGCATGACCTGGACCAGTACCGGACTCGCCGTCGGAGTGGCGCTCGGCTCGTCCGCCGCCGGCTGGGTGGTCGACGCCTCCGGGGCCGAGGCGGGGTACGCGGTGCCCGCCGTGGCGGGAGCGCTCGCGGCCGCGGTGGCGCTCCTGGGGTATCGCCGGCTGGCGGAGCCGGCGCCTACGGGAGGGCGCGGGGAAGATGACCGACACCTACGCACGGACGGCGAACACGTGGCGTAA
- a CDS encoding sulfurtransferase has protein sequence MKPIITESEYMSESAGPRPPVLLDVRWQLGGPNGRADYEAGHIPGAVFVDLDSELAGPAGTGGRHPLPDPEVFGAVMRRAGVGRRSPVVVYDGGQGWAAARAWWLLRWTGHLDVRVLDGGLATWTGELSTGIPKPEEGDFRPQPGAVGLLDADGAAELARSGLLLDARAAERYRGDVEPIDRVGGHIPGAVSAPTTQNVDEDGRFLPAGSLAARFSDLGADGTTEVGVYCGSGVSGAHEVLALELAGHRAALYAGSWSEWSSDESRPVATGPEPV, from the coding sequence ATGAAGCCCATCATCACCGAATCCGAATACATGAGCGAGTCGGCGGGGCCCAGGCCTCCGGTGCTCCTGGACGTCCGCTGGCAGCTCGGTGGGCCGAACGGCCGCGCCGACTACGAGGCCGGCCACATCCCGGGCGCGGTGTTCGTCGATCTCGACTCCGAACTCGCGGGCCCGGCCGGTACCGGCGGCCGGCACCCCCTGCCGGACCCGGAGGTGTTCGGGGCCGTCATGCGGCGGGCCGGGGTCGGCCGCAGGAGCCCCGTGGTCGTCTACGACGGCGGTCAGGGCTGGGCGGCCGCCCGTGCGTGGTGGCTGCTGCGCTGGACCGGGCACCTCGACGTCCGTGTGCTGGACGGCGGTCTCGCGACATGGACCGGTGAGCTCTCCACCGGCATCCCCAAGCCCGAGGAGGGCGACTTCCGGCCGCAGCCGGGTGCGGTCGGCCTCCTGGACGCGGACGGCGCCGCGGAGCTCGCCCGCTCCGGACTGCTGCTCGACGCCCGGGCCGCGGAGCGCTACCGCGGGGACGTGGAGCCCATCGACCGTGTCGGCGGCCACATCCCGGGCGCGGTGTCCGCCCCGACCACACAGAACGTCGACGAGGACGGGCGATTCCTGCCCGCAGGCTCACTCGCCGCCCGGTTCTCGGACCTGGGCGCCGACGGCACCACCGAGGTCGGTGTCTACTGCGGCTCCGGCGTCTCCGGTGCCCACGAGGTGCTGGCGCTGGAGCTCGCGGGACACCGGGCCGCCCTCTACGCCGGGTCCTGGTCGGAGTGGTCCTCCGACGAGTCCCGCCCCGTCGCCACGGGCCCGGAGCCGGTCTGA
- a CDS encoding alkaline phosphatase family protein, with protein MVQPAWQDPVLLAPEAAPAPEYGAGSLADLLPTLAAGQGVPGFEAMIPELTPADRNCVFLIDGLGWEQIKAHPDEAPFLHSLLPTSRGGTGRPITSGFPSTTATSLASVGTGLAPGEHGLPGYTARNPETGALMNQLRWKPWTELKAWQPYPTVFQLADAAGVRTAQVSAPGFEQTPLTKVALSGGSFLGRLTGEDRMDLAAERLAAGDRSLVYTYYSEVDGQGHRFGVDSDAWRGQLMYVDGLARRLAEQLPPRSALYITADHGMIDIPFDEESRIDFDEDWELSAGVALLGGEGRARHVYAVPGAQADVLTVWREVLGEQFWVASRDEAIAAGWFGPRIDERVYGRIGDVVAAAHDDVVITASAKEPHESAMVGMHGSLTPVEQLVPLLEVRS; from the coding sequence ATGGTCCAGCCCGCCTGGCAGGACCCCGTCCTGCTCGCACCCGAGGCCGCGCCCGCTCCCGAGTACGGCGCAGGCTCGCTCGCGGACCTGCTGCCGACGCTCGCCGCTGGGCAGGGCGTACCCGGCTTCGAGGCGATGATCCCGGAGCTCACCCCCGCCGACCGGAACTGCGTCTTCCTGATCGACGGGCTCGGCTGGGAGCAGATCAAGGCCCACCCGGACGAGGCCCCTTTTCTGCATTCGCTGCTCCCCACCTCCCGCGGCGGCACCGGCCGGCCGATCACCTCGGGCTTCCCGTCGACCACGGCGACCTCGCTCGCCTCGGTCGGTACGGGCCTCGCCCCGGGCGAGCACGGCCTTCCCGGCTACACGGCGCGCAACCCGGAAACGGGCGCGCTGATGAACCAGCTCCGCTGGAAGCCGTGGACCGAGCTCAAGGCCTGGCAGCCGTACCCGACGGTCTTCCAGCTGGCCGACGCGGCAGGCGTACGCACGGCACAGGTCTCCGCCCCCGGCTTCGAGCAGACCCCCCTGACCAAGGTCGCGCTCAGCGGTGGCTCCTTCCTGGGCCGCCTCACCGGCGAGGACCGGATGGACCTCGCCGCCGAGCGGCTCGCCGCCGGTGACAGGTCGCTCGTCTACACGTACTACAGCGAGGTCGACGGCCAGGGGCACCGCTTCGGCGTCGACTCGGACGCGTGGCGCGGCCAGCTCATGTACGTCGACGGCCTCGCCCGGCGCCTCGCCGAGCAGCTGCCTCCCCGTTCGGCGCTGTACATCACCGCCGACCACGGCATGATCGACATCCCGTTCGACGAGGAGTCACGTATCGACTTCGACGAGGACTGGGAGCTGAGCGCCGGAGTCGCCCTGCTGGGCGGCGAGGGCCGTGCCCGACACGTCTACGCGGTCCCCGGCGCCCAGGCGGACGTGCTGACCGTCTGGCGCGAGGTGCTCGGCGAGCAGTTCTGGGTGGCGAGCCGCGACGAGGCCATCGCGGCGGGCTGGTTCGGCCCGAGGATCGACGAGCGGGTGTACGGCAGGATCGGCGACGTGGTGGCGGCCGCGCACGACGACGTGGTGATCACCGCTTCGGCCAAGGAGCCCCACGAGTCCGCGATGGTGGGCATGCACGGTTCGCTGACCCCCGTGGAACAGCTGGTCCCGCTCCTCGAAGTACGCTCGTAG
- a CDS encoding D-arabinono-1,4-lactone oxidase: MTDTYARTANTWRNWAGNVTARPARVESPASVDELADVLRRASEDGLTVKPVGTGHSFTAAAATDGVLVRPDLLTGIRAVDREAMTVTVEAGTPLKRLNTALAREGLSLTNMGDIMEQTVAGATSTGTHGTGRDSASISAQIRALELVTADGTVLRCSADEHPEVFAAARVGLGALGVVTAVTLAVEPVFLLTAREEPMTFDRVTSDFDQLVTENEHFEFYWFPHTGNCNTKRNNRSAGPAAPPGRVSGWIEDELLSNGIFQVACAVGRAVPAAIPSMARISSRALSARTYTDIPYKVFTSPRRVRFVEMEYAVPREAAVDALRELRAMVERSPLRISFPVEVRTAPADDMALSTASGRDSAYIAVHMYRGTPHQAYFTAVERIMTGYDGRPHWGKIHTRDSGYLAGAYPRFGEFTAVRDRLDPDRLFANDYLRRVLGE; encoded by the coding sequence ATGACCGACACCTACGCACGGACGGCGAACACGTGGCGTAACTGGGCGGGCAACGTCACCGCCCGGCCCGCACGCGTGGAGTCCCCCGCGTCCGTCGACGAGCTCGCCGACGTGCTCCGCAGGGCGTCCGAGGACGGGCTCACGGTCAAGCCCGTCGGAACCGGACACTCCTTCACCGCGGCCGCGGCCACCGACGGGGTCCTCGTGCGCCCGGACCTGCTCACCGGCATCCGCGCCGTCGACCGCGAGGCGATGACCGTGACGGTGGAGGCCGGGACCCCGCTGAAGCGTCTGAACACCGCGCTCGCCCGTGAGGGGCTCTCCCTCACCAACATGGGCGACATCATGGAGCAGACGGTCGCCGGGGCTACGTCCACGGGCACCCACGGCACCGGCCGGGACTCGGCGTCGATATCCGCGCAGATCCGGGCGCTCGAGCTGGTCACCGCCGACGGCACGGTCCTGCGCTGCTCGGCCGACGAGCACCCGGAGGTCTTCGCGGCGGCCCGCGTCGGGCTCGGCGCGCTGGGCGTGGTGACCGCGGTGACGCTCGCCGTGGAACCGGTCTTCCTTCTGACCGCCCGCGAGGAGCCGATGACCTTCGACCGGGTCACATCCGATTTTGATCAGCTGGTCACGGAGAACGAGCACTTCGAGTTCTACTGGTTCCCGCACACCGGCAACTGCAACACCAAGCGCAACAACCGCAGCGCCGGCCCCGCCGCTCCGCCCGGGCGGGTCAGCGGCTGGATCGAGGACGAGCTCCTCTCCAACGGGATCTTCCAGGTCGCCTGCGCGGTCGGCCGGGCCGTCCCCGCCGCCATTCCGTCCATGGCCAGGATCTCCAGCCGCGCCCTGTCGGCCCGTACGTACACCGACATCCCGTACAAGGTCTTCACCAGCCCCAGGCGGGTGCGCTTCGTCGAGATGGAGTACGCCGTGCCGCGCGAGGCGGCGGTCGACGCCCTGCGCGAGCTCAGGGCCATGGTCGAACGGTCACCGCTGCGCATCAGCTTCCCCGTGGAGGTCCGCACGGCGCCGGCGGACGACATGGCGCTCTCCACCGCCTCGGGCCGGGACAGCGCCTACATCGCGGTGCACATGTACCGGGGCACGCCGCACCAGGCGTACTTCACGGCCGTCGAGCGGATCATGACCGGCTACGACGGGCGCCCGCACTGGGGCAAGATCCACACCAGGGACTCCGGCTATCTGGCCGGCGCCTATCCCCGGTTCGGCGAGTTCACCGCCGTACGCGACCGGCTCGACCCGGACCGGCTCTTCGCCAACGACTACCTGCGGCGCGTGCTCGGGGAGTGA
- the sepH gene encoding septation protein SepH, whose translation MPELRVVAVSNDGTRLVLKAADSTEYTLPIDERLRAAVRNDRARLGQIEIEVESHLRPRDIQARIRAGASAEEVAQFAGIPVDRVRRFEGPVLAERAFMAERARKTPVRRPGENTGPQLGEAVQERLLLRGADRETVQWDSWRRDDGTWEVLLVYRVAGEPHSASWTYDPPRRLVQAVDEEARSLIGESDDVAAPEPSFPFVPRIARLPRDRPLDRSLDRQIERPAPPEPEERVSGVSAGERDSLTSLLEAVPSFRGDMVVPERPSQPEPPALEPAPQQEPEADEPPAAAAGAGSAYADVLMPRAVAGHRDRLTGTTDRQAEADGVRPGRRAAVPSWDEIVFGTRRKKQD comes from the coding sequence ATGCCCGAACTGCGTGTCGTGGCCGTCTCGAACGACGGCACACGACTGGTGCTCAAGGCTGCGGACAGCACGGAGTACACGCTTCCGATCGACGAACGGCTGCGTGCCGCCGTGCGCAACGACCGCGCCCGGCTCGGCCAGATCGAGATCGAGGTGGAGAGCCATCTCCGCCCCCGCGACATCCAGGCGCGTATACGTGCCGGCGCCTCCGCCGAGGAGGTCGCCCAGTTCGCGGGTATCCCGGTGGACCGGGTGCGGCGCTTCGAGGGCCCGGTGCTCGCGGAGCGCGCGTTCATGGCCGAGCGTGCCCGGAAGACTCCTGTGCGTCGTCCCGGCGAGAACACCGGACCCCAGCTCGGCGAGGCCGTGCAGGAGCGTCTGCTGCTGCGCGGAGCCGACAGGGAGACCGTCCAGTGGGACTCCTGGCGCCGTGACGACGGCACCTGGGAGGTCCTCCTGGTCTACCGCGTCGCGGGCGAACCGCACTCCGCGAGCTGGACGTACGACCCGCCGCGGCGCCTGGTCCAGGCCGTTGACGAGGAGGCGCGCTCGCTGATCGGCGAGTCCGACGACGTCGCGGCCCCGGAGCCGAGCTTCCCGTTCGTGCCCCGGATCGCACGGCTGCCGCGGGACCGGCCGCTGGACCGTTCCCTGGACCGTCAGATCGAGCGTCCAGCACCCCCGGAGCCGGAGGAGCGCGTGAGCGGCGTGTCCGCCGGTGAGCGCGACTCGCTGACCAGCCTGCTGGAGGCAGTGCCGAGCTTCCGCGGCGACATGGTCGTACCGGAGCGGCCGTCGCAGCCGGAGCCTCCCGCGCTCGAGCCCGCGCCGCAGCAGGAGCCGGAGGCGGACGAGCCCCCGGCCGCGGCGGCCGGTGCGGGTTCCGCGTACGCCGATGTGCTGATGCCTCGTGCCGTGGCGGGCCACCGCGACCGGCTGACGGGGACGACGGACCGCCAGGCCGAGGCCGACGGTGTACGGCCGGGCCGCCGGGCGGCGGTTCCGAGCTGGGACGAGATCGTCTTCGGCACACGCCGGAAGAAGCAGGACTGA
- a CDS encoding VOC family protein, whose product MTEAATRRTPGAPCWVSLIVHGLSATQEFYSRLFGWEFQPGPEQLGPYVRALLDGKEVAGIGQLPPDRHLPIAWTTYLATEDADVTAEAIRSCGGTVAVGPLDAGEAGRLLLASDPSGAVFGAWQAAEHLGTALAGTPGTPVWNELVTRETASVAKFYQAVFGFETEAVVSADFDYQTLHLQGRPVAALHGVGHGLPRDRGPHWMTYFQVADTDEAAARVVELGGHVLQPPREASSGRLATVADPEGAVFTIVRPPGS is encoded by the coding sequence ATGACCGAGGCTGCCACCCGGCGCACGCCCGGAGCACCGTGCTGGGTGAGTCTGATCGTGCACGGCCTGTCCGCGACACAGGAGTTCTACAGCAGGCTGTTCGGCTGGGAGTTCCAGCCCGGACCCGAACAGCTGGGGCCGTACGTCCGGGCGCTGCTCGACGGCAAGGAGGTCGCGGGCATCGGACAGCTCCCACCCGACCGGCACCTCCCGATCGCCTGGACGACCTACCTCGCCACCGAGGACGCGGACGTCACCGCGGAGGCGATCCGCTCCTGCGGCGGGACGGTGGCCGTCGGTCCCCTCGACGCCGGGGAGGCCGGGCGTCTGCTGCTCGCGTCCGACCCGAGCGGCGCCGTCTTCGGTGCCTGGCAGGCCGCGGAGCACCTCGGCACGGCCCTCGCGGGAACACCGGGCACCCCGGTCTGGAACGAACTGGTGACCCGGGAGACGGCGTCGGTCGCCAAGTTCTACCAGGCCGTGTTCGGGTTCGAGACCGAGGCGGTCGTATCGGCCGACTTCGACTACCAGACACTCCACCTCCAGGGCCGCCCGGTGGCCGCCCTGCACGGTGTGGGACACGGCCTGCCACGCGACCGGGGCCCGCACTGGATGACCTACTTCCAGGTCGCCGACACGGACGAGGCGGCGGCGCGGGTGGTGGAGCTCGGCGGGCACGTCCTGCAGCCGCCGCGGGAGGCCTCCAGCGGCCGGCTGGCCACGGTGGCGGACCCGGAGGGCGCCGTCTTCACGATCGTCCGGCCGCCGGGGAGTTGA
- a CDS encoding thymidine kinase encodes MPELVFFSGTMDCGKSTLALQIAHNRSARGLQGVIFTRDDRAGEGKLSSRLGLVTEAVEAAPGMDLYGYLVSRMSRGDKVDHVIVDEAQFLAPEQIDQLARVVDELGLDVFAFGITTDFRTKLFPGSQRLIELADRLETLQVEAMCWCGARATHNARTVGGVMVVEGEQVVVGDVDRPAADIGYEVLCRRHHRRHMTSAASHAGALSPDVLPVNHG; translated from the coding sequence ATGCCCGAGCTCGTGTTCTTCTCCGGAACGATGGATTGCGGAAAGAGCACGCTGGCTCTCCAGATCGCCCACAACCGGTCGGCACGCGGTCTGCAGGGCGTGATCTTCACCCGGGACGACCGGGCGGGGGAGGGGAAGCTGTCCTCCCGGCTGGGTCTGGTGACGGAAGCTGTCGAGGCCGCCCCGGGGATGGATCTCTACGGCTACCTCGTGAGCCGGATGTCCCGCGGTGACAAGGTCGACCACGTGATCGTGGACGAGGCCCAGTTCCTCGCCCCCGAGCAGATCGACCAGCTGGCCCGTGTGGTCGACGAGCTCGGTCTGGACGTGTTCGCCTTCGGCATCACCACCGACTTCCGCACCAAGCTCTTCCCCGGCTCGCAGCGTCTGATCGAACTGGCGGACCGTCTGGAGACGCTCCAGGTCGAGGCGATGTGCTGGTGCGGTGCCCGCGCCACGCACAACGCCCGGACGGTGGGCGGGGTCATGGTGGTCGAGGGGGAGCAGGTCGTCGTCGGTGACGTGGACCGCCCGGCCGCGGACATCGGCTACGAGGTCCTCTGCCGCCGCCACCACCGCCGCCACATGACGAGCGCCGCGTCCCACGCGGGCGCGCTGTCCCCGGACGTGCTGCCGGTCAACCACGGCTGA